Proteins encoded in a region of the Anopheles aquasalis chromosome 2, idAnoAquaMG_Q_19, whole genome shotgun sequence genome:
- the LOC126568942 gene encoding mucin-19-like isoform X2, with the protein MTPSPELGQPKAPDKVCDEQRAPAPAAAGGDAAISDDRDNIEPTTSTTIAASSDTATTSSSNHTLATSTADVTSAVTVSASVDTIVSTSSRTTSLANSPSSSSSSSSKMPTTNVVSVATVAVVVPSVISTMAMSAAATTTTTTTAASAVKVSSSQSSTTATATAAPAGGKNGKKSSSANTGNNNNNSTSKEPLADIADDALVALLDEAITYKCPKDREHMSATFNELLSKTEREDQEQNFFFTSRPVHSKRSSGGRPKRGGSLQDLPEATKQEYGYGSSEYYAVSSYSSRRSGGGGYGGASAGGVGMGGVGGSGSGGSSHGSGSRSKRAQISSVSSRQREGGSLPSNVNQTISEQPFLNEVRRPLKSTSVKSSSSSKSNDYGALLQSAPLNAISGSDCSWSTSGGAIIAGEESHLLSGVGSGGGELCGGATSMISDHRTVPAHTVINMHDLGVDEPSTSASVSGTGHNPLQQNNHYENSATDDIELLAGGVGGTACGNSSSNSAATGSSSSPNGSSMTASAGASATGTGSAAGPSATLAYCGSGTTGATSGGELYSSNNGGTGGVGGLGGSSGTCSSSSSSSSNNNSSVGLSATKKTFSYPTQQYTAEACLDIGQTCRGTRPLSVHHVDKTVSLPMLEAVQLGSSYPSVKCMIDSSKSGDQSAMKTMLSSSNQFISTTRSSLQHPTIQQKFDENANSVSQFGGGSGGGIGSSTSGGSIGGGGGNSTGTGSSGGKKYRKPKSDRNTVVVVPENIIGYRGQSSDIEALVKYIENDGKAKQSQQHQASISNGGGDVSGATAAAGENGNGSGGTTSSANGATSSGTTASAPGGVDADKPKRKNEKKRDRTAAGAKQLKKSNSLEELSSCSRKKVEEENTRQNHVEKARAQETDPAVTLRSSKSQKKQKEQQSAGGTATTKESNAGCSNSKQQQRTERRSWGTEELNFFGTQTVEPQSASEEPPQSIVPAPSSTSAGGKVGKKDKKEAKDHHNPSSGGGVVEAASAQQQHSATRKRDSLRCVSAESVSSLGGGTHGTGGSNGGEGSDFHVVTKKKKAKKKLPNAAGTGAGHDDMASGGNFIGGAANRRQHSHSSSGGTSGYGRGNSGTAFSASNASTGGGAGGRYHASNHFITDREVYMSNDVSRRKSTSSVPPSEKSDSSDADSVYSLPIEANSSRKHHRQQQQQQQSQQQQQQKSSKKQQLPNNTSHQQRQQQQGGASASATATPQSYAEIARIPNMTTYEKSGMDIGSGGGGGGTTASAGTAGSGWPTVAEGSGQSKDGGGAGSSNVLQDLNSSEAFPQLVESHQYHAPPPSHYLSNQQQQPPLLSSQPLLALPTAVSSSASNSGTTAAPYQAQIVAPRATYSQSLLTAVINTNGTGEEQSASASGKTTGSAAGSITNTVASTISTNEMHNGPVAANNGAAEGGIGGGAAKGSLHKSKSVDNNELYYSNEHYPALERTIKGYGQTTTPSGLSCNKVTSAKSTSTVPSVPIAGLSFGQVAAAAPPPPTAVAPAPATTPIAASVTNSTSATITANSASQTQPVNTVASKKGKAKKEQTVTTVPTAEGTDTAVAFAGAIATVQMARTSESAVGGSNSMPNDSEIQSPTSLPFDTRRAMNDGEPVGLSSIQFMQAPHQQQQQTVGQVCSSEKPAITQQQQNALQGGGKRNKKDKQSNIAGAAGSAAAGSGKSASVRSSNSTASNSSSNHLQPNRPAVIMMNDGVEQKSNEFTFGFSNDYELLFGDFSEEDCRKLLEGSTPDGSTADSSAAPSSLQKSKGQIPNTRVSSAAAVSSSCNIYASDREASLSPSSSAALNETRNSSSSNSASCNSFGKPPHQQSSSPSSSSSVSSSSSSSSNASSYQKLPSLPPLVATPPQHYLGAHGNVIPSPDTAAIETTGATTTVVTSTAVMPPLLTDPATATNLFPHPPPAVLVHPIYTQPPPSLPALPRHNQYALPPPAVIAATAAAAAAAAAAAAASGVQPIPVVAAVPSGSASTTATVVNAVPPPPAATVQMVKEGLLPGAPPAPTLVAVPSAAHLITVPPPALPPMATAVLLPPQAVVVPVVPTGPAASIADVANNNVHVATVPPSSLPHHHQQTAMNRPQAVTVGGGLHNHNNNVATNSVTQTYHASQQQQQQLQLQQQQQQQQQLQLQQVAVDAASSPVTHTITPVSPTAQLVTTVEASAQTINSNNAALVQEPKAGTTVAAAPSGPSATPIPVRLDKKKELNLRFVEPEQVHSIDYNHDKIVFFVGTAWEDAICGSNGTAKYYEGQ; encoded by the exons ATGACTCCCTCGCCAGAACTCGGACAGCCAAAGGCCCCCGATAAAGTTTGCGATGAAcagcgagcaccagcaccagcagcagcaggcggcgacGCAGCAATTTCCGACGATCGTGACAACATCGAGCCGACgacgagcaccaccatcgcagcaTCCAGTGAtaccgctaccaccagcagcagcaaccatacCCTCGCGACATCCACCGCCGACGTTACGAGCGCTGTCACCGTCAGCGCCAGTGTCGACACCATCGTATCGACCTCGAGCCGCACAACCAGCTTAGCGAACAgccccagctccagcagcagcagcagcagcaaaatgccGACGACAAATGTTGTTAGCGTCGCGACGGTTGCCGTTGTCGTCCCGTCCGTAATCAGCACGATGGCGATGTCGGCAGCAGCGACTACTACGACCACGACTACGGCGGCCTCTGCCGTGAAGGTATCGTCATCGCAATCCTCCACaacagccacggccacggccgcaCCCGCCGGTGGTAAGAACGGGAAAAAATCGTCATCGGCCaacaccggcaacaacaacaacaacagcaccagcaaggagCCG CTTGCTGACATAGCAGACGACGCACTGGTGGCACTCCTGGACGAAGCGATTACATACAAGTGCCCAAAAGATCGTGAACACATGAGTGCTACATTTAAC GAGCTGTTGAGCAAAACGGAGCGCGAAGATCAGGAACAAAACTTTTTCTTCACGAGCCGCCCAGTGCATAGTAAACGGTCGTCGGGCGGTCGTCCTAAGCGGGGTGGCTCACTGCAGGATCTACCGGAAGCGACCAAGCAGGAGTACGGTTACGGCAGCAGTGAGTACTATGCGGTGTCCAGCTACTCCTCGAGACGatccggcggtggtggctacGGAGGTGCCAGCGCAGGGGGTGTTGGTATGGGAGGAGTTGGTGGTAGCGGCAGCGGGGGCAGCTCACATGGTTCCGGTTCGCGCTCGAAGCGAGCACAGATTTCATCGGTGTCCTCACGGCAACGCGAAGGCGGCAGCTTGCCCAGTAACGTCAACCAAACGATCAGCGAGCAACCGTTCCTGAACGAAGTACGCCGGCCGTTGAAGTCCACGTCGGTCAaatcctcctcgtcctcgaagAGCAATGATTATGGTGCGTTGCTGCAGTCAGCACCGTTGAATGCGATATCGGGCAGTGACTGCAGTTGGTCCACCTCCGGTGGAGCTATCATTGCCGGCGAGGAATCTCATTTGCTGTCCGGTGtcgggagtggtggtggtgagctgtGCGGTGGAGCGACCAGTATGATAAGCGATCACCGGACGGTACCCGCACACACGGTCATCAATATGCACGATCTGGGTGTGGACGAACCTTCAACATCCGCCTCCGTCAGCGGAACCGGCCACAATCCGCTACAGCAG AACAATCACTACGAGAACAGCGCGACGGATGACATCGAGCTGCTGGCAGGCGGAGTAGGAGGAACCGCGTgtggcaacagtagcagtaacaGTGCCGCCACCGGATCATCGTCCTCACCGAATGGTTCCTCGATGACGGCAAGCGCTGGCGCATCAGCGACGGGAACGGGGTCTGCCGCTGGTCCGTCTGCAACGCTGGCTTACTGTGGCAGCGGCACGACAGGAGCAACAAGCGGTGGAGAACtgtacagcagcaacaacggcggtACTGGCGGTGTCGGAGGCCTTGGTGGTAGCAGTGGCACctgcagtagtagcagcagcagcagcagcaacaacaacagttcgGTTGGTCTCTCGGCGACGAAAAAGACGTTCAGCTACCCAACACAACAGTACACGGCTGAAGCGTGTCTCGACATCGGACAAACGTGTCGCGGAACGCGGCCTTTGTCCGTGCATCACGTGGATAAAACCGTTTCGCTGCCGATGCTGGAAGCGGTACAGCTGGGCTCTTCCTATCCGTCCGTCAAGTGCATGATCGATAGCAGCAAGAGTGGCGATCAATCGGCGATGAAAACGATGCTGTCGTCTAGCAATCAGTTTATCTCGACCACTCGTAGCAGCTTACAGCACCCAACCATTCAG CAAAAGTTTGACGAAAATGCAAACTCCGTTTCACAGTTCGGTGGAGGGAGTGGTGGAGGTATTGGTTCTTCGACAAGCGGTGGcagcattggtggtggtggtggaaactCCACCGGCACGGGCAGCAGTGGTGGGAAGAAGTATCGCAAACCGAAATCCGATCGCAACACTGTAGTCGTGGTTCCGGAGAACATTATCGGCTACCGGGGGCAGAGCAGTGACATTGAGGCGCTTGTAAAGTACATCGAAAACGatgggaaagcaaaacaatcacaacaacatcaaGCCAGTATCAgtaacggtggcggtgatgtcTCCGGAGCGACCGCTGCCGCCGGTGAGAACGGAAATGGATCCGGTGGCACGACGTCTTCGGCGAATGGAGCGACATCGTCCGGCACAACCGCCAGTGCACCCGGTGGCGTGGATGCTGATAAACCGAAgcgcaaaaacgaaaagaagcgCGATCGAACGGCCGCCGGTGCGAAGCAACTGAAGAAGAGCAACTCTCTGGAGGAGTTGAGTAGCTGTAGTCGCAAAAAGGTCGAGGAAGAAAACACACGACAGAATCATGTGGAAAAGGCTCGTGCACAGGAAACGGATCCCGCGGTCACCTTGCGTAGTAGCAAGTcacagaagaagcaaaaggaacaaCAGTCTGCGGGAGGCACTGCCACCACGAAGGAAAGCAACGCAGGGTGCTCGAACagcaagcaacaacagcgtACCGAACGGCGTTCGTGGGGTACGGAGGAGTTGAACTTCTTCGGGACCCAGACTGTAGAGCCGCAATCGGCTTCCGAAGAGCCCCCACAATCGATCGTcccggcaccatcatcaaccagtGCTGGTGGAAAGGTTGGCAAGAAAGATAAGAAAGAGGCCAAAGATCATCATAATCCTtccagcggcggcggtgtcgTGGAGGCGGCCagtgctcagcagcagcattcggcCACGCGGAAGCGGGactcgttgcgttgcgtgtctGCGGAATCCGTATCATCGCTGGGTGGAGGTACGCATGGTACCGGTGGCTCCAACGGTGGCGAGGGATCAGATTTCCACGTCGTGactaaaaagaagaaagcaaagaaaaagctCCCGAACGCTGCTGGTACCGGTGCTGGCCACGACGATATGGCTTCGGGCGGCAATTTTATCGGCGGAGCTGCCAATCGACGGCAACACTCGCATAGCAGTTCCGGCGGTACCAGTGGATACGGACGCGGTAACAGCGGTACGGCTTTCTCAGCAAGCAACGCttctaccggtggtggtgctggtggtagataTCATGCCAGCAATCATTTTATTACCGACCGAGAGGTGTACATGAGCAATGATGTATCACGGCGAAAATCGACCTCTTCTGTGCCTCCTTCGGAAAAGTCCGACTCGAGCGATGCGGATTCCGTTTACTCGTTGCCTATCGAAGCCAACTCCTCCCGAaagcatcatcgccagcagcagcagcagcagcaatcacagcagcagcagcagcaaaaatcgtctaagaagcagcagctgccgaaCAACACTAGTCATCAAcaaaggcagcaacagcaaggtgGCGCATCGGCGTCAGCCACAGCGACACCACAGTCGTACGCTGAAATTGCCCGTATACCGAACATGACGACCTATGAAAAGAGTGGAATGGACattggtagcggtggtggtggtggtggtacaacTGCctctgctggtactgctggtaGTGGATGGCCAACCGTCGCTGAAGGTAGCGGCCAATCGAAAGacggaggtggtgctggtagcagCAACGTGTTGCAAGATCTCAATTCGTCCGAAGCGTTCCCACAACTAGTCGAATCCCATCAGTAtcacgcgccaccaccatcacactaTCTgtcaaatcaacaacaacaaccaccgctGCTGTCTTCGCAGCCACTGCTTGCATTGCCAACCGCCGTTTCATCCAGCGCTAGCAACTCGGGCACAACTGCTGCCCCATACCAAGCTCAGATCGTCGCCCCGCGTGCAACCTACTCTCAAAGTTTGCTCACGGCGGTGATCAATACCAATGGTACCGGTGAAGAGCAATCGGCCAGTGCTAGTGGTAAGACAACAGGTTCTGCGGCAGGATCCATAACGAATACAGTAGCATCGACGATCTCGACCAACGAGATGCACAATGGTCCAGTTGCAGCAAACAATGGCGCTGCAGAAGGTGGTATTGGTGGAGGGGCGGCGAAAGGATCCCTTCACAAGTCGAAAAGCGTCGATAACAATGAACTGTACTACTCGAATGAACACTATCCGGCCCTGGAGCGAACAATTAAAGGTTACGGTCAGACGACGACACCATCCGGATTGTCGTGTAATAAGGTGACGAGTGCGAAAAGTACCAGTACCGTTCCTTCTGTGCCCATTGCTGGGCTCAGTTTCGGGCaggtggctgcagcagcaccaccacccccaacagcagtagcaccagcaccagcaacaacaccaatagCAGCCAGTGTTACAAATTCTACGTCCGCGACGATAACAGCGAATTCGGCGTCCCAAACGCAGCCAGTGAATACCGTTGCGTCGAAGAAAGGTAAAGCGAAAAAGGAGCAAACTGTGACGACAGTGCCAACGGCAGAGGGCACGGATACTGCAGTCGCTTTCGCAGGTGCCATCGCTACTGTTCAGATGGCTAGGACGTCCGAATCGGCCGTTGGAGGTAGCAACAGCATGCCGAACGATAGTGAAATACAGTCTCCCACGAGCCTTCCATTCGATACACGACGCGCCATGAACGATGGTGAACCTGTTGGGCTCTCTTCAATTCAGTTTATGCAAGccccacaccagcagcaacaacagaccGTGGGGCAAGTATGCTCGTCCGAAAAGCCAGCCatcacgcagcaacagcaaaatgcGCTGCAAGGAGGTGGTAAACGCAACAAGAAGGATAAACAATCGAATATTGCGGGAGCAGCTGGTAGTGCCGCCGCCGGTAGTGGTAAAAGTGCCTCGGTTCGCTCCAGCAATTCTACGGCTAGCAACAGTTCCTCTAATCACCTGCAACCGAATCGTCCAGCTGTGATCATGATGAATGATGGCGTTGAACAAAAGTCGAATGAGTTCACGTTTGGGTTCAGCAACGATTATGAACTGCTGTTTGGAGACTTTAGCGAAGAAGACTGCCGTAAGCTGCTAGAAGGTTCCACACCGGATGGCTCAACAGCGGATAGTTCAGCGGCTCCCTCGTCTTTGCAGAAATCTAAGGGCCAAATACCGAATACCAGAGTGTCGTCTGCGGcagcagtatcatcatcatgcaataTCTACGCTTCCGACCGGGAAGCCTCattatcgccatcatcatcggctgcaCTGAATGAAACGCGgaatagcagcagtagcaacagtgcAAGCTGCAACTCGTTCGGCAAACCGCCTCACCAACAATCATCCTCACCCTCCTCTTCGTCATCGgtctcttcttcgtcgtcctcgtcctcgaacGCCTCCAGTTACCAGAAGCTGCCATCGCTTCCACCACTCGTTGctacaccaccacaacactaCCTTGGTGCGCACGGAAATGTCATACCATCGCCGGACACTGCAGCAATTGAGACAACGGgggccacgacgacggtggtcaCGTCGACGGCCGTAATGCCTCCTCTGCTCACCGACCCAGCGACTGCTACCAACCTGTTCCCtcatccaccaccggccgtTCTAGTGCATCCAATATacacacagccaccaccatcgcttcCGGCACTACCGCGCCACAACCAGTATGCGCTTCCACCGCCCGCCGTCATCGCAGCtacggcagcggcggctgctgccgctgcggccgccgccgcagcctcAGGCGTTCAGCCGATTCCAGTAGTTGCAGCAGTTCCTTCCGGTAGCGCGAGCACTACAGCTACCGTCGTGAATGCTGTACCtccgccgccagcagcaacagtgcagaTGGTGAAGGAAGGACTTTTGCCGGGAGCACCTCCCGCTCCTACTCTTGTTGCCGTCCCTTCGGCCGCTCATCTCATAACGGTTCCTCCACCAGCGTTGCCACCGATGGCAACCGCGGTGCTGCTCCCACCGCAGGCCGTCGTCGTGCCTGTGGTTCCTACTGGCCCCGCTGCTTCCATCGCCGATGTTGCCAACAACAATGTACACGTAGCCACGGTGCCGCCATCATCACTtccacatcatcaccagcaaacGGCGATGAACCGACCTCAGGCCGTCACTGTCGGAGGTGGCCTGCACAATCATAACAATAACGTTGCAACAAATAGCGTCACTCAGACGTACCATgcttcacagcagcagcagcagcaactgcaactgcaacagcaacagcaacagcaacagcaattgCAACTGCAGCAAGTGGCAGTCGATGCGGCCAGTAGCCCCGTTACACATACAATCACGCCAGTATCACCAACAGCACAGTTGGTGACGACAGTTGAAGCATCCGCGCAGACGATCAACTCGAACAATGCTGCTCTTGTACAGGAACCGAAAGCTGGAACCACTGTCGCCGCCGCTCCTTCCGGTCCATCGGCTACCCCGATACCGGTACGTCtggacaagaagaaggaactcAATCTACGCTTCGTCGAACCGGAACAGGTACACAGTATCGACTATAATCACGATAAAATTGTATTCTTTGTTGGAACAG CCTGGGAAGATGCTATCTGTGGTAGCAATGGTACCGCCAAATACTACGAAGGCCAGTAA